One part of the Borreliella afzelii genome encodes these proteins:
- a CDS encoding chemotaxis protein CheX produces MRIDYIEPFLDAASSVLRDMLLVENIEMGKPGLKSINQKIKGVSVIVGLAGSVEGSIIIDMDIETALFVASKLNFEEYCDFDDEETKEMVAATLTEVGNIIAGNFVTTLHAKGFVFDITPPAFIYGENMKISNKGSEALIVPFSLPDGKIIEVNIAIRERV; encoded by the coding sequence ATGAGAATAGATTATATAGAGCCATTTTTGGATGCCGCTTCTTCGGTTTTAAGAGATATGTTACTTGTTGAGAATATAGAAATGGGTAAACCAGGGCTTAAATCGATAAATCAAAAGATAAAAGGTGTTTCTGTAATAGTAGGACTTGCTGGATCTGTTGAGGGTAGTATAATTATTGATATGGATATAGAAACAGCTCTTTTTGTTGCTTCTAAGTTAAATTTTGAAGAATATTGCGATTTTGATGATGAGGAAACAAAAGAGATGGTTGCTGCAACTCTCACCGAAGTTGGCAACATTATTGCTGGAAATTTTGTTACTACTTTGCATGCCAAAGGCTTTGTATTTGATATAACTCCACCCGCTTTTATTTATGGAGAAAATATGAAAATAAGTAATAAAGGTTCTGAGGCTTTAATTGTTCCTTTTTCTTTGCCTGATGGTAAAATTATAGAAGTTAATATTGCAATAAGAGAGAGGGTTTGA
- a CDS encoding chemotaxis protein CheA, translated as MEILDLENEELLGVFFEEAQNLVDILEENIMSLEDDPNNSDTIDEIFRAAHTLKGSSASLDMMELSDFTHIVEDVFDAIRDDKVNINNALVDLLLSSLDIIKEMLALRLDGKIYLNDISDLKSKLKQFLVIDDQTCIKRLEENSTKNNFYLSKLDLEEIKEGLGIGQKVLRISVIFNTNSDSEVENGGLKIFNILKNLGSVLHTIPKYEQIIENKFLARVDYYLIYSDIEGVKKSLDPSSLIASYLVDEFNVEEELKRFADRKIEDVDLDFKPVLNDSFDFAESEISDLLLEIENQKLFKVRLYFVKDNPMATISGLQMLQALKSLGKIFKSIPDSSELLTDKFFNFVIYYLISNASEDSIVKKINLPDVVSHFEIENVDLESLKNISLKENNEVLSKVNKSIKKNNPISVNLIRIDSKKIDYILNLVSEAVISKSSYNQINSEMITLFYNFNYFYDYQESFQRNFLIDLKIIFKDAGLTLEDEIESHINSLMNFKMEKSLNDISELRNSFFRLLQNFKMTSGRLSRIITDLHESVLKTRMLPISNIFSRFTRVVRDLSKKLNKLVNLEMEGEETELDKSVIDDLVDPLMHCVRNSMDHGLETAEERVKKGKNKVGTIILRAKNEGNVISIEIEDDGIGIDPKIIRRKLIEKGTIKEDAIYSDFELINLIFAPGFSTAVQVTDLSGRGVGLDVVKKSIEKLNGTILVESEIGIGTIFRIKLPLTLVIIQGLLVKSGSETYVIPLNNVLETHRITEHDIKLLENYHEVYNLRDEIISVLRLDKLFNITRDDSLIEKFLIVVNINNIKTAIVVDSILGEEDFVVKPIKDKFSSSAGIVGATTLGNGKVVLIIDVFKLFDLKKDTKE; from the coding sequence ATGGAAATATTAGATTTGGAAAATGAAGAGCTTTTAGGGGTTTTTTTTGAAGAAGCTCAAAATCTTGTAGATATCCTTGAAGAGAATATTATGTCATTAGAGGATGATCCTAATAATTCTGATACTATTGATGAAATATTTAGGGCAGCTCATACTTTAAAAGGAAGTTCTGCTTCTCTTGATATGATGGAGCTATCTGATTTTACTCATATTGTCGAAGATGTTTTTGATGCTATTAGAGATGATAAGGTAAATATAAACAATGCTCTTGTTGATTTGCTTTTAAGTTCATTAGATATTATTAAGGAAATGCTTGCGCTTCGTCTTGATGGCAAGATTTATTTGAATGATATAAGTGATCTTAAAAGCAAATTAAAGCAATTTTTAGTAATTGATGATCAAACCTGTATTAAGAGACTTGAGGAAAATTCAACTAAAAACAATTTTTATCTTTCAAAATTAGATCTTGAGGAGATAAAAGAGGGATTAGGAATTGGACAAAAGGTTTTAAGGATCAGTGTTATTTTTAATACAAATAGCGATTCTGAAGTTGAAAATGGTGGATTAAAAATATTTAATATTTTAAAAAATTTAGGGTCTGTGCTACATACAATTCCTAAATATGAGCAAATAATTGAAAATAAATTTTTAGCAAGAGTGGATTATTATCTGATATATTCAGATATAGAGGGCGTGAAAAAAAGTTTAGATCCTTCAAGTTTAATTGCAAGCTATTTAGTTGATGAATTTAATGTAGAAGAAGAATTAAAAAGGTTTGCAGATAGAAAGATTGAAGATGTTGATTTAGATTTCAAACCCGTTTTAAATGATAGTTTTGATTTTGCAGAGAGTGAGATTTCTGATTTATTGCTTGAGATTGAAAATCAAAAGTTATTTAAAGTTAGATTGTATTTTGTAAAAGACAATCCCATGGCTACTATTAGTGGGCTGCAAATGCTTCAAGCATTAAAAAGTCTTGGAAAAATTTTCAAGTCTATTCCAGATTCTAGTGAGTTGTTGACAGATAAGTTTTTTAATTTTGTTATATATTACTTAATATCAAATGCCAGTGAGGACAGTATTGTTAAAAAGATTAATTTGCCCGATGTTGTTAGTCATTTTGAAATCGAAAATGTTGATTTAGAATCTTTAAAGAATATAAGTCTAAAAGAAAACAATGAAGTGCTTTCTAAAGTAAATAAAAGCATTAAAAAAAACAATCCAATTAGCGTTAATTTAATTAGAATAGATAGTAAAAAAATAGATTACATATTAAATCTTGTAAGTGAGGCTGTAATAAGTAAATCATCTTATAATCAAATAAATTCAGAAATGATTACATTGTTTTATAATTTTAATTATTTTTATGATTATCAAGAAAGTTTCCAGAGAAACTTTTTAATTGATTTGAAGATAATTTTTAAAGATGCAGGCTTAACATTAGAAGATGAGATCGAATCACATATTAATTCTTTGATGAATTTTAAAATGGAAAAGTCTCTTAATGATATATCCGAATTGAGAAATTCTTTTTTCAGACTTCTTCAAAATTTCAAAATGACTTCTGGGCGACTATCTAGAATAATTACAGATTTGCATGAGAGCGTTTTAAAAACTAGAATGTTGCCAATATCTAATATATTTTCAAGGTTTACAAGAGTTGTCAGGGATCTTTCAAAGAAATTGAATAAGCTTGTAAATCTTGAAATGGAAGGAGAGGAAACTGAGCTTGATAAGTCCGTTATAGATGATCTTGTGGATCCTTTGATGCATTGTGTTAGAAATTCAATGGATCATGGACTTGAAACAGCTGAAGAGAGAGTTAAAAAGGGAAAGAACAAAGTAGGTACTATAATTTTGCGTGCTAAGAATGAGGGTAATGTAATATCAATTGAGATTGAAGATGACGGAATTGGTATAGATCCAAAGATTATTAGGCGTAAATTAATTGAAAAGGGAACAATAAAGGAAGATGCAATTTATTCTGATTTTGAACTTATTAACTTAATTTTTGCTCCTGGATTTTCAACAGCAGTTCAAGTGACAGACCTTTCAGGTAGAGGCGTTGGTCTTGATGTTGTAAAAAAAAGCATTGAGAAGCTTAATGGAACTATTTTGGTAGAATCAGAAATTGGTATTGGAACAATTTTTAGGATTAAACTACCATTGACATTAGTGATTATACAAGGTCTTTTGGTAAAGTCGGGATCCGAGACCTATGTTATCCCTTTAAATAATGTTCTTGAAACTCATAGAATAACCGAGCATGATATAAAATTACTTGAAAATTATCATGAAGTTTATAATTTAAGAGACGAAATCATTTCTGTTCTCAGGCTTGATAAACTTTTTAATATAACAAGAGATGATTCATTAATAGAGAAATTTTTAATAGTTGTTAATATTAACAACATAAAGACTGCAATTGTTGTAGACTCTATTCTTGGTGAAGAAGATTTTGTAGTAAAGCCTATTAAGGATAAATTTTCATCAAGCGCGGGTATAGTTGGGGCTACTACACTTGGTAATGGTAAAGTTGTATTAATAATTGATGTTTTTAAACTTTTTGATTTAAAAAAGGATACTAAGGAGTGA
- a CDS encoding HAD family hydrolase produces the protein MKIKACIFDMDGTLVNSILDIAFSMNSALSNLGYNKIELNKFNALVGRGFNKFVIDTLKLLSLEYNNPNLQNKLYKEFVKEYNKNLSSQTQPYENIKTLLENMNKLNIPIGILSNKNHEELITLVKNIFGNIFFFEIRGCSKKFPPKPDPENALDMILELNVRKEEIAYIGDSDVDMLTAINAGFMPIGVSWGFRSVQELKQNGAKYILHNPLELLDLIK, from the coding sequence ATGAAAATCAAAGCCTGTATTTTTGATATGGATGGAACCCTGGTAAATAGCATCTTGGATATTGCATTCTCAATGAATTCTGCTCTTTCAAACTTAGGATACAATAAAATCGAACTAAATAAATTCAATGCCCTTGTTGGAAGAGGATTTAACAAGTTTGTAATAGATACTCTAAAGCTATTATCTCTTGAATATAATAATCCTAATTTACAAAACAAACTTTACAAAGAATTTGTAAAAGAATACAATAAAAACCTTTCATCTCAAACACAACCATACGAAAACATAAAAACTCTTCTAGAAAATATGAATAAACTTAATATTCCAATTGGGATTTTAAGTAATAAAAATCACGAAGAATTAATAACTCTGGTAAAAAATATTTTTGGAAATATATTTTTTTTTGAAATCAGAGGTTGTTCAAAAAAATTTCCACCAAAGCCAGATCCTGAGAATGCTCTTGATATGATATTAGAATTAAATGTTAGAAAAGAAGAAATTGCATATATTGGAGACAGTGATGTAGACATGTTAACTGCAATAAACGCTGGATTTATGCCAATAGGGGTTTCTTGGGGATTTAGAAGTGTTCAAGAATTAAAACAAAATGGAGCAAAATACATACTCCATAATCCACTTGAGCTATTGGACCTAATCAAATGA
- a CDS encoding ABC transporter permease, protein MRSSKNVCSKFILKFLNSSVFVSVFALFVGFLIVGLVVIVFGYSPFRMYFIILEIMFSSPKHLGYVLSYAAPLIFTGLSIGISLKTGLFNIGVEGQFMLGSIVALIAAVLLDLPPILHVITIFVITFLASGSLGILIGYLKAKFNISEVISGIMFNWILFHLNNIILDFSFIKRDNSDFSKSIKESAFIDFLGSWKLSPEGLAYRASHPFINELLKAPLHFGIILGIIFAILIWFLLNKTIIGFKINATGNNIEASRCMGINVKAVLIFSMFLSAAVAGLAGAVQIMGVNKSIFKLSYMEGIGFNGIAVSLMGNNSPIGIIFSSVLFSILLYGSSRVQSLMGLPSSIVSLMMGIIVLVISAGYFLNKIFLKGVKGVKYNNILN, encoded by the coding sequence ATGAGAAGTAGTAAAAATGTATGCAGTAAATTTATATTGAAATTTTTAAATTCTTCAGTATTTGTAAGTGTTTTTGCTCTATTTGTTGGATTTTTAATTGTTGGTTTAGTGGTAATAGTGTTTGGCTATTCTCCTTTTAGAATGTATTTTATCATACTAGAGATTATGTTTTCGTCTCCCAAACATTTAGGTTATGTTTTAAGTTATGCAGCTCCTTTAATTTTTACAGGCCTTTCTATTGGTATTTCTTTAAAAACAGGTCTTTTTAATATTGGGGTTGAAGGTCAGTTTATGCTAGGATCTATTGTTGCTTTAATAGCAGCGGTTTTACTTGATTTGCCCCCAATTTTGCATGTAATTACTATTTTTGTTATTACTTTTTTAGCGTCAGGTAGTTTAGGAATTTTAATTGGATATTTAAAAGCTAAATTCAATATTAGTGAAGTAATTTCAGGAATAATGTTTAATTGGATATTGTTTCATTTGAATAATATAATTTTAGATTTTAGTTTTATTAAAAGAGATAATAGTGATTTTTCAAAGTCCATTAAAGAGAGTGCATTTATTGATTTTTTAGGCTCTTGGAAGCTTTCACCAGAAGGTCTTGCTTATAGGGCTTCTCATCCTTTTATTAATGAACTTTTAAAAGCTCCTCTTCATTTTGGAATAATTTTAGGTATCATTTTTGCTATTTTAATATGGTTTTTGCTTAATAAAACTATTATTGGATTTAAAATAAATGCCACGGGAAATAATATTGAAGCTTCAAGATGTATGGGCATTAATGTAAAAGCTGTTCTAATCTTTTCAATGTTTCTCTCAGCAGCTGTTGCAGGTCTTGCTGGTGCTGTTCAAATTATGGGTGTTAATAAATCTATATTCAAGCTTTCTTACATGGAAGGAATTGGTTTTAATGGGATAGCTGTTTCTTTGATGGGGAATAATTCGCCGATTGGCATAATATTTTCTAGTGTTCTTTTTTCTATATTGCTTTATGGAAGCAGCAGGGTTCAAAGTTTAATGGGTCTTCCATCTTCAATTGTATCTTTGATGATGGGAATAATTGTTCTTGTAATTTCTGCCGGTTATTTTTTAAATAAAATCTTTTTAAAAGGTGTTAAGGGTGTCAAATATAATAATATTCTTAATTAG
- a CDS encoding ABC transporter ATP-binding protein translates to MREDILVLENITKKYGDFIANDDVSIKFKAGEVHAILGENGAGKTTLMKTIYGIHQVNSGRIILKGQEVSFKDSSEAIRNGIGMVFQHFMLIPQFTAVQNIILGYENSKFGFIDYKQARRKINYLSEKYGLKIDLEKKVEDLSVGMEQKIEILKVLYRNADIIIFDEPTAVLAPSEVDDFMNILKVLTQEGHTVILITHKIKEIRSIAKRCTIMRLGKTVKTVNIAEIDDRDLTKLMIGKEIALRSSKIQFENHFNVLEIKNLSIKDERGILKVKDVNLNLRNGEILGISGIEGSGQEDLVDAILGLKSIFKGDIFKKNASGNLESLKGLTIKQIIDKKIGNIPSDRQRHGLILEFNVMQNIGLKSFDNPDYLRFKKNHSKNNFDLKFNFFNFIKRQFNKVKKQFVGFDLNILKKLSNQLVNYFDIRPRNIFNKVKYLSGGNQQKVIIAREVSLEPDILLAIQPTRGLDVGAVENIYKRIIEQRDAGRSVLLVSLELDELVNVCDRIAVMHDGKIVGILEDNFDIDVIGKMMIGLS, encoded by the coding sequence ATGAGAGAAGATATATTAGTATTAGAAAATATTACAAAAAAGTACGGCGATTTTATTGCCAATGATGATGTTTCTATTAAATTTAAGGCAGGCGAAGTTCATGCTATTCTTGGAGAAAATGGTGCTGGAAAGACCACTCTAATGAAGACTATTTATGGAATTCATCAAGTAAATAGCGGTCGAATTATTTTAAAAGGTCAAGAAGTAAGCTTTAAGGATTCAAGTGAGGCTATTCGAAATGGGATTGGAATGGTTTTTCAACATTTTATGTTAATTCCACAATTTACTGCTGTTCAGAATATTATTCTAGGATATGAAAATTCAAAATTTGGTTTTATTGATTACAAACAAGCTAGAAGAAAAATAAATTATCTTTCAGAAAAGTATGGTTTAAAAATAGATTTAGAGAAAAAGGTTGAAGATTTGAGTGTTGGTATGGAACAAAAAATAGAGATATTAAAAGTTCTTTATCGAAATGCAGATATTATTATTTTTGATGAACCTACTGCGGTGCTTGCTCCAAGTGAAGTTGATGATTTTATGAATATTTTAAAGGTGCTCACTCAAGAGGGTCATACTGTAATACTTATTACTCATAAAATAAAAGAAATTAGGTCTATTGCAAAGCGATGTACAATTATGCGCCTTGGAAAGACTGTTAAAACTGTTAATATTGCTGAGATTGATGACAGAGATCTTACAAAATTAATGATAGGGAAAGAGATTGCACTTCGTTCATCTAAGATTCAATTTGAAAATCATTTTAATGTTCTTGAAATAAAGAATTTAAGCATTAAAGATGAGAGAGGAATTTTAAAAGTTAAAGACGTTAATCTTAATCTGAGAAATGGTGAAATTCTTGGGATATCAGGTATTGAGGGAAGTGGCCAAGAGGATTTGGTTGATGCAATTTTGGGTTTAAAAAGTATATTTAAGGGCGATATTTTTAAAAAAAATGCTTCGGGCAATTTAGAATCTTTAAAAGGTTTAACAATTAAGCAAATAATAGATAAAAAAATTGGTAATATCCCTTCGGACAGGCAGAGGCACGGTCTTATTTTAGAATTCAATGTTATGCAAAATATTGGGCTTAAGAGCTTTGATAATCCTGATTATTTGAGATTTAAAAAAAATCATTCAAAGAATAATTTTGATTTAAAATTTAATTTTTTCAATTTTATTAAAAGACAATTTAATAAGGTTAAAAAACAATTTGTAGGGTTTGATCTTAACATTTTAAAAAAATTGAGCAACCAACTTGTAAATTATTTTGATATTAGACCAAGAAATATTTTTAATAAGGTAAAATATTTATCTGGAGGTAATCAGCAAAAGGTTATTATTGCTCGCGAGGTTAGTTTAGAGCCAGATATTCTTTTGGCTATTCAACCTACAAGAGGTCTTGATGTTGGAGCTGTTGAGAATATTTATAAAAGAATAATAGAGCAAAGAGATGCAGGTAGATCTGTTTTGTTAGTTTCTCTTGAACTTGATGAACTTGTTAATGTTTGTGACAGAATAGCTGTGATGCATGATGGAAAGATAGTAGGTATTTTAGAAGACAATTTTGATATTGATGTTATTGGTAAAATGATGATAGGTTTAAGCTAA
- a CDS encoding response regulator, with product MIQKTTIAADSSSKPRGINYDTGIPFNVLIVDDSVFTVKQLTQIFTSEGFNIIDTAADGEEAVIKYKNHYPNIDIVTLDITMPKMDGITCLSNIMEFDKNARVIMISALGKEQLVKDCLIKGAKTFIVKPLDRAKVLQRVMSVFVK from the coding sequence ATGATTCAAAAGACTACAATTGCTGCAGATTCTTCATCTAAGCCTAGAGGAATCAATTATGATACAGGCATTCCCTTTAATGTTTTGATTGTTGACGATTCTGTTTTTACCGTAAAGCAGCTTACACAAATTTTTACATCAGAGGGTTTTAATATTATTGATACAGCAGCTGATGGAGAGGAAGCCGTAATAAAATACAAGAATCATTATCCTAATATTGATATTGTCACTCTTGATATTACCATGCCCAAAATGGATGGAATAACTTGTCTTTCTAATATTATGGAATTTGATAAAAATGCTAGAGTGATAATGATATCTGCTTTAGGCAAAGAACAATTAGTTAAAGATTGCTTAATAAAAGGAGCTAAAACATTTATTGTTAAACCATTAGATAGAGCAAAGGTTCTCCAAAGAGTAATGTCTGTGTTTGTTAAATAA
- a CDS encoding CheR family methyltransferase — protein sequence MQIKEIYFGPKILDDKNSNSKLTNFDFKVVSFELGSDHYLVDIMQVKEIRKSSNFTYVPNAKKYVAGLDNLRGEIIPIIDLRIMFNLEFNKKDLEDIMVLKHKDLLIGVIVDKINNVFSIDSSLIQDPHPVLSQDSLINYIKGVVDYNEKLYILLDVFKIFNYGEEERVLTSGQNFVEKTDFVDDCGNLDILENAKSNLSNNGFSKNTNNNENSTVNNIAAFNLENIKKNLLKFSFNASLVNDVFLEKVGVKFNMVDTDCLPYDSFLNEFYSKSSGNLWGADCLEEFQNEIVKNRLNFMDNLNSIFNILEIGCGNGRETMALVNALSEYYVGPFKLTAIDNDLSKVVETSRLIFSESEIGISEIYRRNSFEQSPGVYKFKSEILNNVLFEYSDALFSDLPDHLGMVFLKDVLCFLDSKDQILILNIIASKTIKGALLFLGDNEELKNNDIFIKEKSTKYFNLYRRV from the coding sequence GTGCAGATAAAAGAAATTTATTTTGGACCCAAAATTTTAGATGATAAAAATAGTAATTCTAAATTGACCAATTTTGATTTTAAGGTTGTTTCTTTTGAGCTTGGATCGGATCATTATTTAGTAGACATTATGCAGGTTAAAGAAATTAGAAAATCTAGTAATTTTACTTATGTTCCGAATGCCAAAAAATATGTAGCTGGGCTTGATAATTTACGAGGCGAAATAATTCCTATTATAGATCTTAGAATAATGTTTAATTTGGAATTTAATAAAAAAGATCTTGAAGATATTATGGTTTTAAAACATAAAGACCTTCTTATAGGGGTGATTGTTGATAAAATTAATAATGTTTTTTCAATAGATTCTAGTCTTATTCAAGATCCACATCCAGTTTTATCTCAAGATTCTTTAATAAACTATATAAAAGGCGTTGTAGATTATAACGAAAAACTTTATATACTTCTTGATGTTTTTAAAATTTTTAATTATGGCGAAGAAGAAAGGGTTTTAACCTCCGGTCAAAATTTTGTTGAAAAAACCGATTTTGTAGACGATTGTGGTAATTTAGATATCCTGGAGAATGCTAAAAGTAATTTATCTAATAATGGTTTTTCAAAAAATACTAATAATAATGAAAATTCAACTGTAAACAATATTGCAGCTTTTAATTTGGAGAATATTAAAAAAAATCTTTTGAAATTCTCGTTTAATGCTTCTTTAGTAAATGATGTGTTTTTAGAAAAAGTTGGAGTAAAATTTAATATGGTTGATACTGATTGCTTGCCTTACGATAGTTTTTTAAATGAATTTTATTCAAAATCATCAGGAAATCTATGGGGAGCTGATTGTTTGGAAGAATTTCAAAATGAAATTGTTAAGAATCGCTTAAATTTTATGGATAATTTGAATTCTATTTTCAATATATTAGAAATTGGTTGCGGTAATGGAAGGGAGACTATGGCCCTAGTTAACGCTTTGTCTGAGTATTATGTAGGACCATTTAAGTTGACAGCTATTGATAATGATTTATCAAAAGTGGTTGAAACTTCCAGGTTGATTTTTTCAGAGTCAGAAATTGGTATTAGTGAAATTTATCGTAGGAACTCTTTTGAACAAAGTCCTGGAGTTTATAAATTTAAGTCAGAAATTCTTAATAACGTTTTATTTGAATATTCTGATGCTCTTTTTTCAGATTTGCCTGATCATTTGGGAATGGTTTTTTTAAAAGATGTTTTATGTTTCTTAGATAGTAAAGATCAAATTTTAATTTTGAATATTATTGCTTCCAAAACTATTAAAGGGGCTCTTTTGTTTTTAGGAGATAATGAAGAACTTAAAAATAATGATATTTTTATAAAAGAAAAATCTACAAAATATTTTAACTTGTACAGGAGAGTCTAA